Proteins encoded within one genomic window of Bradyrhizobium sp. 186:
- a CDS encoding D-2-hydroxyacid dehydrogenase family protein translates to MTRLRCAILDDYFNLALDVADWQKLADRIDVTMFSHPFASERAAADALGDFEIICAMRERTAFPKSLFEALPKLKLLLTSGMRNASINMEAAKARNVAIGGTQYSRDPTAPLAMGLILELTRGIGRENARMHAGEPWQTFAGIEIEGRTLGIIGLGKLGSKMAGIAKAFGMNVIAWSPNLTPEKCKEAGVGYASKEELFAKADIITIHVVLSERSRGLVGRDDLARMKPTAFLVNTARGPIVDEAALLEVLQQKKIAGAGIDVFSVEPLPVDHPFRKLDNIVLTPHLGYATEDGLRIHYGQMVEAIDAWTKGSELPRKLA, encoded by the coding sequence ATGACGCGGCTGCGCTGTGCAATTCTCGACGACTATTTCAACCTCGCCCTCGACGTCGCCGACTGGCAAAAACTCGCCGACCGCATCGACGTCACCATGTTCAGCCATCCCTTTGCATCGGAGCGGGCTGCGGCCGACGCGCTCGGTGATTTCGAGATCATCTGCGCGATGCGCGAACGCACCGCATTCCCGAAGAGCCTGTTCGAGGCGCTGCCGAAGCTGAAGCTGCTGCTGACGTCCGGCATGCGCAATGCGTCGATCAACATGGAGGCCGCGAAGGCGCGCAACGTAGCCATCGGCGGCACGCAATATTCCCGCGATCCCACCGCCCCGCTCGCCATGGGCCTGATCCTTGAACTGACCCGCGGCATCGGGCGCGAGAATGCGCGCATGCATGCCGGCGAGCCCTGGCAGACCTTTGCGGGAATCGAGATCGAGGGTCGCACGCTCGGCATCATCGGACTCGGCAAGCTCGGCAGCAAGATGGCGGGCATAGCGAAAGCGTTCGGCATGAACGTGATCGCCTGGAGTCCGAACCTGACGCCCGAGAAGTGCAAGGAGGCTGGTGTCGGCTACGCCAGCAAGGAAGAGCTGTTCGCCAAGGCAGACATCATCACCATCCACGTGGTGCTGAGCGAACGCTCGCGGGGGCTGGTCGGCCGCGACGATCTCGCGCGGATGAAGCCCACGGCCTTCCTCGTCAACACCGCGCGCGGGCCGATCGTCGATGAGGCCGCGCTGCTCGAAGTGCTGCAGCAGAAGAAGATTGCGGGCGCCGGCATCGACGTGTTCTCGGTCGAACCACTGCCTGTCGATCATCCCTTCCGCAAGCTCGACAACATCGTGCTGACGCCGCATCTCGGCTACGCGACCGAGGACGGATTGCGCATCCATTACGGCCAGATGGTCGAGGCGATCGACGCCTGGACCAAGGGCAGCGAGCTGCCGCGTAAGCTGGCCTGA
- a CDS encoding L,D-transpeptidase, producing MIKHFLTICAAATVAAAGTSLVHAQSYPVQQAPGYGAPAEYRPGDRTPNFDALEDDDDGMPPASAALPPPGPGGPMMSPNDPRYGRPAGAPVYSAAPPQGPVMSPDDPRYGRPAGAPVYSAAPPQGPVVSPDDPRYGRPAGPPAVIYADRPAQAPAGDGLRPPEAVGGPAATGAVSQQPALGADGRPMSIASLPPEEQPDAAPAQLPQNLRRQEVSLATKEPAGTLIVDTPNTYLYYVLGNGRAIRYGVRVGRDGFTWTGVQKITRKAEWPDWHPPTEMIERQPYLPRFMAGGPGNPLGARAMYLGSTVYRIHGTNQPSTIGKFVSSGCIGMLNDDVSDLFDRVKVGTRVVVMPGGPSPGTATASAAPIPGAAGPAPMAAQAGPVGGTQPTVVPPLPAPVTVR from the coding sequence ATGATCAAACATTTTCTGACGATATGCGCTGCCGCAACAGTCGCTGCGGCGGGAACCTCGCTCGTACACGCCCAGAGCTATCCGGTGCAGCAGGCGCCGGGCTATGGCGCCCCGGCCGAATATCGCCCCGGCGACCGCACGCCGAACTTCGACGCGCTGGAAGATGACGACGACGGCATGCCGCCGGCTTCCGCGGCGCTGCCGCCGCCCGGTCCGGGCGGCCCGATGATGTCGCCGAATGATCCGCGCTACGGCCGTCCGGCTGGCGCGCCAGTCTATTCCGCTGCCCCGCCGCAGGGCCCGGTGATGTCGCCGGACGATCCCCGTTATGGCCGTCCTGCTGGCGCCCCGGTCTACTCGGCCGCTCCGCCGCAGGGCCCGGTGGTGTCGCCCGACGATCCTCGCTATGGCCGTCCCGCCGGCCCGCCGGCGGTGATCTATGCCGACCGTCCGGCCCAGGCGCCCGCCGGCGACGGCCTGCGTCCCCCGGAGGCGGTCGGTGGCCCGGCCGCGACCGGAGCCGTCTCGCAGCAGCCCGCCCTCGGTGCCGATGGCCGGCCGATGTCGATCGCCTCGCTGCCGCCCGAGGAGCAGCCCGACGCCGCTCCGGCGCAGTTGCCACAGAACCTGCGCCGTCAGGAAGTCTCGCTGGCTACCAAGGAGCCGGCCGGAACGCTCATCGTCGATACCCCGAACACCTACCTCTATTACGTCCTCGGCAATGGCCGTGCGATCCGCTACGGCGTTCGCGTCGGCCGCGACGGCTTCACCTGGACCGGCGTGCAGAAGATCACGCGGAAGGCCGAGTGGCCGGATTGGCATCCGCCGACGGAAATGATCGAGCGCCAGCCCTATCTGCCGCGCTTCATGGCCGGTGGCCCCGGCAATCCGCTCGGCGCTCGCGCGATGTATCTCGGCTCGACCGTCTACCGCATCCACGGCACCAATCAGCCCTCGACGATCGGCAAGTTCGTCTCCTCCGGCTGCATCGGCATGCTGAACGATGACGTCTCTGACCTCTTTGATCGGGTCAAGGTCGGCACCCGCGTGGTGGTGATGCCGGGTGGTCCGTCGCCGGGAACCGCAACCGCATCCGCAGCGCCCATCCCCGGCGCCGCTGGTCCGGCTCCGATGGCCGCCCAGGCCGGTCCGGTCGGGGGCACCCAGCCGACGGTGGTGCCGCCGCTGCCCGCGCCGGTCACCGTGCGCTGA
- a CDS encoding DUF2277 domain-containing protein produces MCRNIKTLFNFEPAATEDEIHASALQFVRKLSGFNRPSQANEAAFDRAVAEVSEAARRLLTSLHTHAPARDRETEAEKAKERSRLRFG; encoded by the coding sequence ATGTGCCGTAACATCAAGACGCTGTTCAACTTCGAGCCGGCGGCGACGGAGGACGAGATTCATGCCAGCGCGCTCCAGTTCGTGCGCAAGCTGTCCGGCTTCAACAGGCCGTCGCAGGCCAACGAGGCGGCCTTCGACCGCGCGGTCGCCGAGGTGTCTGAGGCCGCGCGCCGGCTGCTAACCTCGCTGCACACTCACGCGCCGGCGCGCGACCGCGAAACCGAGGCGGAAAAGGCGAAGGAGCGCTCGCGGCTGCGCTTCGGTTAG
- a CDS encoding alpha/beta fold hydrolase, with translation MKTCCAVLSAVLLSISLPAISISATAADYPAPKQGDWIARDFKFHTGEVMPELRLHYTTVGEPSGQPVLVLHGSGGSATSMLAASFGGELFGAGQPLDASKYYIIIPDGVGHGKSSKPSDGMKTSFPKYDYDDMVEAQYRLVTEGLGVKHLRLVIGNSMGGMHTWLWGEKYPKAMDALIPMASQPTEMASRNWMLRRIMLDTIRNDPDYNGGNYTSQPRTMKYAITAYGIASIGGTLAYQSQAPTAAKADKIVDERLATPVTADANDFIYQWEASHDYNAADSLERIEASLLLMNSADDERNPPETGITEAAMKRVKNGRLYLIQASTETRGHGTTGNAKFYSEQIRQLLQTAPQRTM, from the coding sequence ATGAAGACTTGTTGCGCGGTGCTGTCGGCGGTTCTGCTGTCCATCTCATTGCCGGCCATCTCGATATCAGCGACGGCTGCCGATTATCCGGCGCCCAAGCAGGGCGACTGGATCGCCAGGGATTTCAAATTCCACACCGGTGAGGTCATGCCGGAGCTGCGGCTGCACTACACCACCGTAGGCGAGCCGAGCGGCCAGCCCGTGCTGGTGCTGCACGGATCTGGCGGCTCAGCCACGAGCATGCTGGCCGCCAGCTTTGGCGGCGAGCTGTTCGGAGCCGGCCAGCCGCTCGATGCGTCCAAATACTACATCATCATTCCCGATGGCGTCGGCCACGGCAAATCGTCAAAACCCTCCGACGGGATGAAGACGAGCTTTCCCAAATACGACTACGACGACATGGTCGAGGCGCAATACCGGCTGGTGACGGAAGGCCTCGGCGTCAAGCATTTGCGGCTCGTCATCGGCAATTCCATGGGCGGCATGCACACCTGGCTGTGGGGGGAGAAATATCCGAAGGCGATGGACGCTCTGATCCCGATGGCCTCGCAGCCGACCGAGATGGCATCGCGCAACTGGATGCTGCGCCGGATCATGCTCGACACCATCCGCAACGATCCCGACTACAACGGCGGCAACTATACGAGCCAGCCGCGCACGATGAAGTACGCCATCACCGCCTACGGCATCGCGAGCATCGGCGGAACACTCGCCTACCAGTCGCAGGCACCGACGGCCGCCAAGGCCGACAAGATCGTCGACGAGCGGCTCGCGACACCCGTCACGGCGGATGCCAACGACTTCATCTATCAGTGGGAGGCCTCGCACGACTACAATGCCGCTGATAGCCTGGAGCGGATCGAGGCGTCGCTGCTGCTGATGAATTCCGCCGACGACGAGCGCAACCCGCCCGAGACCGGCATCACGGAAGCTGCGATGAAGCGCGTCAAGAACGGACGCCTTTACCTGATCCAGGCGAGCACCGAGACGCGCGGCCACGGCACCACTGGAAACGCAAAATTCTACAGCGAGCAGATCCGGCAATTGCTGCAAACCGCGCCGCAGCGAACGATGTAG
- the bfr gene encoding bacterioferritin → MQGDAKVIDYLNKSLRHELTAINQYWLHYRFLDNWGLRDMAKVWRKESIEEMEHADKLTERILFFDGFPNMQVLDPLRIGQNVKEIIECDLAAEMSARALYQEAATYCHSVKDYVTRDLFEKLMSDEEHHIDFLETQLDLIGRIGLELYTQKHVGGLEGEGH, encoded by the coding sequence ATGCAGGGCGACGCAAAAGTCATCGACTATCTCAACAAGTCACTGCGTCACGAGCTGACTGCAATCAACCAGTACTGGCTGCACTATCGCTTCCTCGACAATTGGGGCCTCCGGGACATGGCCAAGGTCTGGCGCAAGGAGTCCATCGAGGAGATGGAGCACGCCGACAAGCTCACCGAGCGCATCCTGTTCTTCGACGGTTTTCCGAACATGCAGGTGCTCGATCCCCTGCGCATCGGCCAGAACGTCAAGGAGATCATCGAGTGCGATCTCGCCGCCGAGATGAGCGCGCGCGCGCTCTACCAGGAAGCGGCGACCTACTGCCACAGCGTCAAGGACTATGTCACGCGCGACTTGTTCGAGAAGCTGATGAGCGACGAGGAGCACCACATCGACTTCCTCGAAACCCAGCTCGATTTGATCGGCCGCATCGGCCTCGAGCTCTACACCCAGAAGCACGTCGGTGGGCTCGAGGGCGAGGGGCATTAA
- a CDS encoding BrnT family toxin, whose translation MIDLDQIAGFDWDDGNSRKSADKHDVSQAEAEGVFFNDPLIVVEDSKHSATETRFNALGKTAQNRPLHITFTLRQDGTLIRIISARDMHRKEKKAYDQA comes from the coding sequence ATGATCGACCTTGACCAGATCGCAGGTTTTGACTGGGACGACGGCAACAGCCGCAAGAGCGCGGATAAGCATGACGTCAGTCAAGCTGAAGCGGAAGGGGTCTTCTTCAACGATCCGCTGATCGTTGTCGAGGATTCAAAGCATAGTGCAACAGAGACGCGTTTCAATGCGTTGGGAAAAACAGCGCAAAACCGTCCGCTGCATATCACTTTCACTCTCCGACAGGATGGAACCTTGATCCGGATAATATCGGCGCGAGACATGCACCGAAAGGAGAAGAAGGCTTATGATCAAGCTTAA
- a CDS encoding rhodanese-like domain-containing protein yields the protein MPQTITRGIKALIDEANAEIETLTAKDAIEISKNGDVVIVDIRDPREIERDGRIPGAFACTRGMLEFWIDPQSPYAKPVFQEDKKFVFHCAGGLRSALAAKTAQDMGLKPVAHIAGGYAAWRDAGGPVEQWEPKKK from the coding sequence ATGCCCCAGACCATCACCCGCGGCATCAAGGCGCTGATCGACGAGGCCAATGCCGAGATCGAGACGCTCACCGCCAAGGACGCCATCGAAATCTCAAAGAACGGCGACGTCGTTATCGTCGACATCCGCGACCCCCGCGAGATCGAGCGCGACGGCCGCATCCCCGGTGCGTTCGCCTGCACCCGCGGCATGCTCGAATTCTGGATTGATCCGCAGAGCCCGTATGCGAAGCCGGTGTTCCAGGAGGACAAGAAGTTCGTATTCCACTGCGCCGGGGGCTTGCGCTCCGCGCTCGCCGCCAAGACCGCGCAGGACATGGGCCTCAAGCCCGTTGCCCACATCGCCGGCGGCTACGCCGCCTGGCGCGATGCCGGCGGCCCGGTCGAGCAGTGGGAGCCGAAGAAAAAGTAA
- a CDS encoding NAD-dependent epimerase/dehydratase family protein, with the protein MRVFVAGATGAVGQYLVPALVAAGHSVIGTTRSAAKTDFVRRLGAEPVVADGLDADSMRAAVIAAKPDAVIHQMTDLAGATDLRHFDRAFARTNELRTRGTDILLTAAREAGAKRFIAQSFCGWTFSRAGGTVKTETDELDPHPPQELRRTLEAIQYLERSVTASTTPEGIVLRYGFFYGPGTGTLSPAMIDQLRHRRVPVIGDGGGMWSFIHTEDAASATLAAVEHGRAGSIYNIVDDHPAQVKDWLPALAELLGAKPPRHIPAWLGRLLAGEHMVAMMTEVRGASNDKAKRELGWLPAHASWRDGFADAARQPTSHRSAA; encoded by the coding sequence ATGCGCGTCTTTGTTGCGGGCGCGACCGGCGCGGTCGGTCAATATCTTGTTCCGGCGCTGGTCGCCGCGGGTCATTCCGTGATTGGCACGACACGGAGTGCCGCAAAAACAGACTTTGTGCGTCGATTGGGTGCGGAGCCGGTCGTCGCCGACGGCCTCGATGCCGACAGCATGCGCGCTGCGGTGATTGCGGCAAAGCCCGATGCGGTCATCCACCAGATGACAGATCTCGCGGGCGCCACGGACCTCCGTCATTTCGATCGGGCTTTCGCGCGAACCAACGAGCTCCGCACGCGCGGAACCGACATTCTGCTCACTGCCGCACGCGAGGCCGGCGCCAAGCGCTTCATCGCGCAAAGCTTCTGCGGCTGGACCTTCAGTCGCGCCGGGGGAACGGTGAAGACCGAGACCGATGAACTCGACCCGCATCCGCCGCAAGAGCTGCGACGCACGCTCGAGGCAATCCAGTATCTGGAGCGAAGCGTCACCGCATCAACGACGCCAGAGGGCATCGTGCTGCGCTATGGATTCTTCTATGGACCTGGCACCGGCACGCTCTCGCCGGCGATGATCGACCAGCTGCGCCACCGGCGTGTGCCAGTGATCGGCGATGGCGGCGGCATGTGGTCGTTCATTCACACCGAAGATGCCGCCTCTGCCACGCTTGCCGCGGTTGAACACGGACGCGCTGGCAGCATCTACAACATCGTCGACGATCATCCGGCGCAGGTGAAGGATTGGTTGCCCGCGCTGGCCGAACTGCTTGGTGCCAAGCCGCCGCGTCACATTCCCGCTTGGCTCGGGCGCCTGCTTGCGGGCGAGCATATGGTTGCGATGATGACAGAGGTGCGCGGGGCATCCAACGACAAGGCAAAGCGCGAACTCGGCTGGCTGCCGGCGCATGCCTCCTGGCGCGACGGCTTTGCCGATGCGGCAAGGCAGCCCACCAGCCACCGCTCGGCGGCCTGA
- a CDS encoding (2Fe-2S)-binding protein encodes MIVCSCNVLSDDDIRAAVAESDDAMRHAKQVYGCLGCSAECGRCARTIKTIIDEALGPCARSCCSGCPHGQVAANDETAEPAEFALAAC; translated from the coding sequence ATGATCGTCTGTTCCTGTAACGTGCTGAGCGATGACGACATCCGCGCCGCCGTCGCCGAGTCCGACGACGCCATGCGCCATGCCAAGCAGGTCTATGGATGCCTCGGCTGTAGCGCCGAATGCGGTCGCTGCGCGCGCACGATCAAGACCATCATCGACGAAGCGCTTGGCCCCTGCGCCAGGTCCTGCTGTTCCGGTTGCCCGCACGGCCAGGTGGCGGCGAACGACGAAACGGCCGAGCCCGCTGAATTCGCCCTCGCGGCCTGCTGA
- a CDS encoding helix-turn-helix domain-containing protein, with product MTTVHVAAPEEGAQFLAPSQIVPLLIGATVDEIERELVLQTLLRCDGNRTRAARVLGLSVRTLRNKIRLYAASGIDVPAYQD from the coding sequence ATGACCACTGTTCATGTCGCGGCGCCCGAAGAGGGCGCACAATTCCTTGCTCCCAGCCAGATCGTTCCGCTTCTGATCGGCGCGACCGTCGACGAGATCGAGCGCGAGCTGGTGCTCCAGACGCTGCTTCGCTGCGACGGCAACCGCACGCGCGCGGCGCGCGTGCTCGGTCTGTCGGTGCGAACGCTGCGCAACAAGATCAGGCTCTACGCCGCTTCCGGCATCGACGTGCCCGCATATCAGGACTAG
- a CDS encoding BrnA antitoxin family protein, translated as MIKLKSIPAFKTEAEERKFWETHDSADYVDWSKAERVRFPNLKPSTTAISIRLPLGLLEQIKVAANKRDVPYQSLIKMWLAEKVK; from the coding sequence ATGATCAAGCTTAAATCAATTCCCGCCTTCAAGACCGAAGCCGAGGAACGCAAGTTCTGGGAAACGCATGACTCCGCCGATTACGTCGATTGGAGCAAGGCAGAACGCGTGCGCTTTCCAAATCTCAAGCCTTCGACGACAGCGATTTCAATTCGACTGCCGCTGGGTCTGCTTGAGCAGATCAAAGTGGCCGCCAACAAGCGCGACGTCCCGTATCAGTCGCTGATCAAGATGTGGTTGGCGGAGAAGGTGAAGTAA
- a CDS encoding lytic murein transglycosylase encodes MLPFPARAADAAFTQFIATLWPEAQAAGVSRATFDEQTRGLEPDYKLPDLILPGRPATGAPSQAEFVQVPADYVKETSIARLAGEGQRLLQKYRPALTQIEKSSGVPATVMLAIWGRETDYGRYTLPYDLVRVLATQAYVGRRKDTYRNEFILALKILGEGVVTRKDMRSSWAGATGLTQFLPSEYYKHGVDFDGDGRIDIWHSVPDALASAAQQLVNKGWQSGVRWAYEVQAPAKVDCTTGVPEVTKPIGQWLREGFVPVRGQRLSAAEQAQPASLLQPEGIYGPSFLTTKNYFVIKEYNFSDLYVLFVGHLGDRMMSPLPFATPWSTSKQLRTKDVETMQRGLTRIGLYKDKLDGKAGMQTRAALGAYQKSAGLKVDCWPSEEVLRSIQAAR; translated from the coding sequence ATGCTGCCTTTTCCCGCCCGCGCCGCCGACGCCGCCTTCACGCAGTTCATCGCCACGCTTTGGCCGGAGGCGCAAGCCGCCGGCGTGTCGCGCGCGACGTTTGACGAACAGACGCGCGGACTCGAGCCCGATTACAAGCTGCCCGATCTGATCTTGCCGGGACGGCCCGCGACCGGTGCGCCGTCGCAGGCCGAGTTCGTGCAGGTGCCCGCCGACTACGTCAAGGAGACGTCGATCGCGCGCCTTGCCGGCGAGGGACAGCGGCTGCTGCAAAAATATCGCCCTGCGCTGACCCAAATCGAGAAGAGCTCGGGGGTGCCCGCGACCGTGATGCTCGCGATCTGGGGCCGCGAAACCGACTACGGCCGCTACACGCTGCCTTATGATCTGGTGCGCGTGCTGGCGACGCAGGCCTATGTCGGCCGCCGCAAGGACACGTATCGCAACGAGTTCATCCTCGCGCTGAAGATCCTGGGTGAGGGCGTGGTGACCCGCAAGGACATGCGCTCGTCCTGGGCCGGCGCCACCGGGCTCACGCAATTTTTGCCGTCGGAGTACTACAAGCACGGCGTCGATTTCGACGGTGACGGCCGCATCGATATCTGGCACTCGGTGCCGGACGCGCTGGCGTCAGCCGCGCAGCAGCTCGTCAACAAAGGCTGGCAGAGCGGCGTGCGCTGGGCCTATGAGGTGCAGGCGCCGGCGAAGGTCGATTGCACGACCGGCGTTCCGGAAGTGACGAAGCCGATCGGCCAATGGTTGCGCGAGGGCTTCGTGCCGGTGCGCGGGCAACGCCTGAGCGCCGCCGAACAGGCGCAGCCTGCCTCACTGTTGCAGCCGGAAGGCATCTACGGCCCGTCGTTCCTGACCACCAAGAACTACTTCGTCATCAAGGAATACAATTTCTCCGACCTCTACGTGCTGTTCGTGGGTCATCTCGGCGACCGCATGATGAGTCCGCTGCCGTTCGCCACGCCGTGGTCGACCTCGAAGCAATTGCGAACGAAGGATGTCGAGACCATGCAGCGTGGGCTCACGCGCATCGGGCTCTACAAGGACAAGCTCGACGGCAAGGCCGGCATGCAAACCCGCGCCGCGCTCGGCGCCTATCAGAAGTCGGCCGGCCTGAAGGTCGATTGCTGGCCGAGCGAAGAGGTGCTGCGTTCGATCCAGGCCGCGCGATAG
- the ettA gene encoding energy-dependent translational throttle protein EttA, with the protein MARQFIYFMQGLTKSYPTRKVLDNIHLSFYPDAKIGVLGVNGSGKSTLLKIMAGLDKEYNGEAWVAQGARVGYLEQEPHLDAKLSVRENVMLGVAKQKAILDRYNELAMNYSEETADEMTKLQDEIEAQGLWDLDSKVDQAMDALRCPPDDADVTKLSGGERRRVALCKLLLDQPELLLLDEPTNHLDAESVSWLEGHLRNYPGAILIVTHDRYFLDNVTSWILELDRGKGIPYEGNYSSWLVQKQKRLEQEGREDAAHLKTLSREQEWVASSPKARQAKSKARYQRYEDLLKQASDKQTQTAQIVIPVAERLGANVVDFEGLSKGFGERLLIDDLTFKLPPGGIVGVIGANGAGKTTLFKMITKQDAPDKGTITVGETVHLGYVDQSRDALEGNKNVWEEISGGNELILLGKKEVNSRGYCSAFNFKGADQQKKVGALSGGERNRVHLAKMLKSGANVLLLDEPTNDLDVDTLRALEEALEDFAGCAVIISHDRWFLDRIATHILAFEGDSHVEWFEGNFQDYEKDKMRRLGQDSIIPHRVKYKKLTR; encoded by the coding sequence ATGGCGCGCCAGTTCATCTATTTCATGCAGGGCCTGACCAAGAGCTACCCGACCCGGAAGGTGCTCGACAACATCCATCTGAGCTTCTACCCGGACGCCAAAATCGGCGTGCTCGGCGTCAACGGCTCGGGCAAGTCGACGCTGCTCAAGATCATGGCCGGCCTCGACAAGGAGTACAACGGCGAGGCATGGGTCGCCCAGGGCGCCCGCGTCGGCTATCTCGAACAGGAGCCGCATCTCGATGCCAAGCTGTCCGTGCGCGAGAACGTCATGCTGGGCGTCGCCAAGCAGAAGGCCATCCTCGATCGCTACAATGAGCTGGCGATGAATTACTCCGAGGAGACCGCCGACGAGATGACCAAGCTGCAGGACGAGATCGAGGCCCAGGGCCTCTGGGATCTCGACAGCAAGGTCGACCAGGCCATGGACGCGCTGCGCTGTCCGCCCGACGATGCCGACGTGACGAAACTCTCCGGCGGTGAGCGCCGCCGCGTCGCGCTGTGCAAGCTGCTGCTCGACCAGCCCGAACTGTTGCTGCTGGACGAACCGACCAACCATCTCGATGCCGAGTCGGTGTCGTGGCTCGAAGGCCATTTGCGCAATTATCCGGGCGCGATCCTGATCGTCACCCATGATCGCTACTTCCTCGACAACGTCACGAGCTGGATTCTCGAGCTCGACCGCGGCAAGGGGATTCCCTACGAGGGCAATTACTCGTCCTGGCTCGTGCAGAAGCAGAAGCGGCTCGAGCAGGAAGGCCGCGAGGACGCTGCGCACCTGAAGACGCTGTCTCGCGAGCAGGAGTGGGTCGCCTCGTCGCCGAAGGCGCGGCAGGCCAAGTCCAAGGCGCGCTATCAGCGCTACGAGGATCTGCTCAAGCAGGCGAGCGACAAGCAGACCCAGACCGCGCAGATCGTCATTCCCGTCGCCGAGCGGCTCGGCGCCAATGTCGTCGACTTCGAAGGCCTCAGCAAAGGCTTTGGCGAGCGCCTCCTGATCGACGATCTCACCTTCAAGCTGCCGCCCGGCGGCATCGTCGGCGTGATCGGCGCCAACGGCGCCGGCAAGACCACGCTATTCAAGATGATCACCAAGCAGGACGCGCCGGACAAGGGCACCATCACGGTCGGCGAGACCGTGCATCTCGGCTATGTCGACCAGTCGCGCGACGCGCTCGAGGGCAACAAGAACGTGTGGGAGGAGATCTCAGGCGGCAACGAATTGATCCTGCTCGGCAAGAAGGAAGTCAATTCGCGCGGCTACTGCTCGGCGTTCAACTTCAAGGGTGCCGACCAGCAGAAGAAAGTCGGCGCGCTGTCAGGCGGTGAGCGCAACCGCGTGCATCTCGCCAAGATGCTGAAGTCCGGCGCCAACGTCTTGCTGCTCGACGAGCCGACCAACGACCTCGACGTCGACACGCTGCGCGCGCTCGAAGAGGCGCTGGAGGATTTCGCCGGCTGCGCCGTCATCATCAGCCATGATCGCTGGTTCCTCGACCGCATCGCCACCCACATCCTCGCTTTCGAGGGTGACAGCCATGTCGAATGGTTCGAGGGCAACTTCCAGGACTACGAGAAGGACAAGATGCGCCGTCTCGGCCAGGACAGCATCATCCCGCATCGCGTGAAGTACAAGAAGCTGACGCGGTGA
- the sseA gene encoding 3-mercaptopyruvate sulfurtransferase, whose amino-acid sequence MTTTPTDPLVSTEWLAAHFNDANVKVLDASFKLPGVLPLPKDDYLAAHLPGAVFFDVDVVSDHSNPLPHMFPSAEQFGRDAGHLGISNADTVVIYDAGGWVAAPRAWWMFLSYGHSDVRILNGGLKKWRSEGRPVDSGEVNAKPATFKANYDAKRVRNIEQMIANVESRAEQVIDARAGDRFEGRAPEPRPGIRSGHIPGACNVPYNLLFDAATGTMKPLDDLRAAFTGAGVKLDAPIVTSCGSGVSAGVLTLALYRLGITDTALYDGSWSEWGQAGGPPVATGPA is encoded by the coding sequence ATGACTACCACCCCCACCGATCCCCTCGTCTCCACCGAATGGCTCGCCGCCCACTTCAACGACGCCAACGTGAAGGTGCTCGACGCCAGCTTCAAGCTGCCTGGCGTGCTGCCGCTGCCGAAGGACGACTATCTCGCCGCGCATCTGCCGGGCGCCGTGTTCTTCGACGTCGACGTAGTGTCGGATCATTCCAACCCGCTGCCTCACATGTTTCCGAGCGCCGAGCAGTTTGGCCGCGACGCCGGCCATCTCGGCATCTCCAATGCCGACACCGTCGTGATCTACGATGCCGGCGGCTGGGTCGCCGCTCCGCGCGCGTGGTGGATGTTCCTGTCCTATGGCCACAGCGATGTCCGTATCCTCAATGGCGGCCTGAAGAAGTGGCGCAGTGAGGGCCGTCCCGTCGACAGCGGCGAGGTGAATGCGAAGCCGGCGACATTCAAGGCGAACTACGATGCCAAGCGCGTGCGCAACATCGAACAGATGATCGCGAATGTCGAAAGCCGCGCCGAGCAGGTGATCGACGCGCGCGCCGGCGATCGCTTCGAGGGCCGTGCGCCCGAGCCGCGGCCGGGCATCCGTTCCGGCCACATCCCCGGCGCCTGCAACGTGCCCTACAATCTGCTGTTCGATGCCGCGACAGGGACGATGAAGCCGCTCGACGATCTGCGGGCCGCCTTCACCGGGGCCGGCGTCAAGCTCGATGCGCCGATCGTGACGAGCTGCGGCTCCGGCGTCTCGGCCGGCGTGCTGACGCTCGCGCTCTATCGCCTCGGCATCACCGACACCGCGCTCTATGACGGCTCCTGGTCGGAATGGGGCCAGGCCGGCGGCCCGCCGGTCGCGACGGGGCCGGCGTAG